A single Ziziphus jujuba cultivar Dongzao chromosome 11, ASM3175591v1 DNA region contains:
- the LOC107432098 gene encoding auxin-induced protein X15, which yields MLGKKMVSFKKLAKKVKDLGGNDRQPSYNECLLREFEQDSPSSATTPTGFLAVYVGEERQRFVVPTSFLAHPLFKMLLEKAYNEFGFEQRNGLVVPCSVSTFQEVVNAVECSNGKFDFGKLVEEFV from the coding sequence ATGCTAGGAAAGAAGAtggtttctttcaaaaaattggCAAAGAAAGTGAAGGATTTGGGTGGAAACGATCGTCAGCCATCTTACAATGAATGCCTGCTGAGGGAATTCGAGCAAGATTCCCCTTCATCTGCCACAACACCAACTGGGTTTCTGGCAGTTTATGTAGGAGAGGAACGGCAGCGTTTTGTGGTTCCTACGAGCTTCCTCGCTCATCCACTCTTCAAGATGTTGTTGGAGAAGGCATACAATGAGTTTGGGTTCGAGCAGAGAAATGGTCTAGTTGTTCCATGCAGTGTCTCTACTTTCCAAGAGGTTGTGAATGCTGTTGAATGCAGTAATGGGAAGTTTGATTTTGGGAAACTAGTGGAGGAGTTTGTTTAG